In the genome of Gloeotrichia echinulata CP02, one region contains:
- a CDS encoding rhomboid family intramembrane serine protease: protein MIPISDKMRIRNQPIITNWLIGINLAIFLWQIQLELSDKLGYFVNDWGVIPAQISAAITNAIFFNPAAWIVVFWRSLSLVFGMFLHGSFSQILGNMIFLWVFGKTLENVLGYKRYLGFYLATGVLTEIVQILAEPSLPVPLIGANGAIASILGAYIVKFPQAKIYSVLPLVLVYIPMELPASFYLLWWFIQQLFYGIGSLNIPPVGVNQPSIAYWSHAAGLCIGAGFMKLLLHSQKSKFKSPKSKY from the coding sequence ATGATTCCTATTAGTGATAAAATGCGTATTCGCAATCAACCAATAATTACTAATTGGCTTATTGGTATTAATCTTGCTATTTTCTTATGGCAAATCCAACTAGAACTTAGTGATAAATTGGGCTATTTTGTCAATGATTGGGGTGTGATTCCAGCACAAATTAGTGCAGCAATTACAAATGCAATCTTCTTCAACCCAGCAGCTTGGATAGTTGTGTTTTGGCGTTCGCTTTCACTAGTTTTTGGGATGTTTCTACACGGTAGTTTTAGTCAAATATTAGGGAATATGATATTTTTGTGGGTTTTTGGTAAGACCTTAGAAAATGTCCTCGGATATAAACGCTATTTAGGATTTTACTTGGCTACTGGGGTGCTGACAGAGATAGTCCAAATTCTAGCAGAACCGAGTTTACCCGTACCGTTAATTGGAGCAAACGGGGCGATCGCATCTATTTTAGGCGCATACATCGTCAAATTTCCCCAAGCCAAAATTTATTCAGTTTTACCCTTAGTGTTAGTGTATATCCCTATGGAATTACCAGCTTCTTTCTATCTCTTGTGGTGGTTTATACAACAATTATTTTATGGTATTGGCAGTTTAAACATTCCCCCTGTGGGTGTAAATCAACCCAGCATAGCCTACTGGTCCCACGCTGCGGGATTATGTATCGGCGCCGGTTTTATGAAATTACTGCTACATAGTCAAAAGTCAAAGTTCAAGAGTCCAAAGTCAAAATATTAA
- the clpS gene encoding ATP-dependent Clp protease adapter ClpS — protein MVTKFLAAVYGMATAPTVAPTLSNQVTRTPYPNYKVIVLNDDFNTFQHVAECLMKYIPGMTSDRAWDLTNQIHYEGQAIVWVGPQETAELYHQQLRRAGLTMAPLEAA, from the coding sequence ATGGTTACGAAATTTTTAGCAGCTGTTTACGGGATGGCCACAGCACCAACTGTTGCTCCTACACTGTCTAATCAGGTTACTCGCACGCCTTATCCAAATTACAAAGTGATTGTTTTGAATGATGATTTTAATACATTTCAACATGTGGCTGAGTGTTTAATGAAGTATATTCCGGGGATGACAAGCGATCGCGCTTGGGATCTGACCAATCAGATACACTATGAAGGTCAAGCGATCGTCTGGGTGGGTCCCCAAGAAACAGCGGAACTATATCACCAGCAACTGCGTCGAGCTGGGTTGACAATGGCTCCTTTAGAGGCGGCTTAA
- a CDS encoding DUF2103 domain-containing protein has translation MGKPTDGRLVWNHSTHISGLIPILERLCQQHGIQTVTPGVIGRAKGHCPKMQLRVSVPILGGYKVIARHGKTVQEVFIVTILEQEQLTDAIAIAMRT, from the coding sequence ATGGGTAAACCCACGGATGGTAGGCTAGTTTGGAATCACTCAACCCACATTTCCGGTCTCATCCCAATTTTAGAGCGTCTCTGTCAGCAGCATGGCATTCAAACCGTTACACCAGGGGTGATTGGACGGGCTAAAGGTCATTGTCCCAAAATGCAACTGCGTGTGTCTGTACCCATTCTGGGGGGTTATAAAGTCATCGCCCGACATGGTAAGACAGTGCAAGAAGTGTTTATCGTGACCATTTTGGAACAGGAACAACTCACAGATGCAATTGCGATCGCCATGAGAACTTAA
- a CDS encoding aromatic ring-hydroxylating dioxygenase subunit alpha, with the protein MNVNSQTANSNRKPKTFNNLERFIEGWYWAIPSHSLQVGEVKPVTLLGRELVIYRAQDRRLVTFDAYCPHMGAHLAEGQVEGNGLRCFFHKWKFDGDGFCVNIPCLDEPLPMKLNTWPTAEKYGIIWVWTGEYPLQPLPFVPELEKQECDYALVSDFVVNCHPNVVMINPIDVQHFNTVHKLPLEFLFEKEEINQNAIIFSNTTRSNEGLFFVKLFRRFYKKPVTYSVCYWYGSTGTVTIGPDFLHLHIMLTLRLLEGGKTEGQILLIIKKRKGIFGGLYNRILLKLAHIAGKYFFKGDTKILQTIQFDLKTPIKADQAIMQFINHLERQTAVCWRTWQQPRSRDTEIKENRIDKWQDVLND; encoded by the coding sequence ATGAATGTTAACTCACAGACTGCTAACTCAAACCGTAAGCCGAAAACCTTCAATAACCTAGAGCGTTTTATTGAGGGTTGGTATTGGGCAATACCTTCTCATTCTCTACAAGTTGGTGAAGTAAAACCTGTCACTTTATTGGGGAGAGAATTAGTTATTTATCGCGCGCAAGACCGTAGATTAGTCACTTTTGACGCCTACTGTCCACATATGGGCGCTCACCTTGCAGAAGGTCAGGTTGAGGGTAATGGACTACGCTGTTTTTTCCACAAATGGAAATTTGATGGCGACGGTTTCTGCGTGAATATCCCCTGTTTGGATGAGCCGCTTCCCATGAAACTAAACACTTGGCCTACTGCTGAAAAGTATGGAATAATTTGGGTCTGGACTGGGGAATATCCACTACAACCCCTCCCATTTGTTCCCGAATTAGAAAAACAGGAATGTGATTATGCTTTGGTATCCGATTTTGTGGTGAATTGTCACCCTAATGTGGTCATGATTAATCCGATTGATGTTCAACACTTCAATACAGTTCACAAACTACCATTAGAATTTTTATTTGAAAAAGAGGAAATTAATCAGAATGCTATTATCTTCAGCAACACTACACGGAGTAATGAAGGTTTATTTTTCGTTAAACTCTTCCGTCGCTTCTACAAAAAGCCTGTAACCTATAGTGTTTGCTATTGGTACGGTAGTACTGGGACGGTGACAATTGGCCCTGATTTCTTGCATTTACACATTATGTTGACCCTACGTCTCCTCGAAGGAGGAAAAACAGAAGGTCAAATTCTGTTGATTATTAAGAAACGTAAAGGTATTTTTGGTGGGTTATACAATCGAATTTTGCTCAAACTGGCTCATATCGCAGGTAAATATTTTTTCAAGGGTGATACAAAGATTTTGCAGACGATTCAGTTTGATTTGAAAACTCCCATCAAGGCAGATCAAGCAATTATGCAGTTTATCAACCATTTGGAAAGACAGACAGCCGTGTGTTGGAGGACTTGGCAACAACCGCGATCGCGTGACACAGAAATCAAGGAGAATCGAATAGATAAATGGCAAGATGTGCTGAATGACTAA